A region from the Musa acuminata AAA Group cultivar baxijiao chromosome BXJ1-10, Cavendish_Baxijiao_AAA, whole genome shotgun sequence genome encodes:
- the LOC103969704 gene encoding auxin-responsive protein SAUR76-like: MAKSGNGRLSKLKCIIKRWHSSSRLTRTAPSGGGASSSRSQDEEAWHSASFHGDQVPPGLHPVYVGRSRRRYLVSDELVGHPLFRVLVERSGGHGSSVGAVGGTVVDCEVVLFEHLLWMLENADPQPESLDELVDFYAC, translated from the coding sequence ATGGCGAAGAGTGGGAACGGGAGGCTGAGCAAGCTGAAGTGCATAATAAAAAGGTGGCACTCATCGAGCCGGCTGACGCGCACCGCCCCCTCAGGCGGCGGCGCGTCCTCGTCGAGGTCGCAGGACGAGGAGGCGTGGCACTCGGCGTCCTTCCACGGCGACCAGGTCCCCCCCGGGCTGCACCCCGTCTACGTCGGCAGGTCCCGGCGGCGTTACCTCGTCAGCGACGAGCTCGTGGGCCACCCGCTGTTCCGCGTGCTCGTCGAGAGGTCCGGCGGGCACGGAAGCAGCGTCGGCGCCGTCGGCGGGACGGTGGTCGACTGCGAGGTGGTGCTCTTCGAGCACCTGCTGTGGATGCTGGAGAACGCCGATCCCCAGCCCGAGTCATTGGACGAGTTGGTGGACTTCTACGCCTGCTGA
- the LOC103970013 gene encoding auxin-responsive protein SAUR72-like yields MGSRMSKLRRLLRHGHGKEEPVSAPRGYVPVIVGLGDDSKRFVIHLTMLGDAKMLELLYVSAEEFGFRNPGILRIPCDAGSFERWMHGKNSRQIHKFSGEEVISFL; encoded by the exons ATGGGATCAAGAATGAGCAAGCTGAGAAGACTCCTCCGCCACGGACATGGAAAGGAGGAGCCTGTTTCGGCCCCCCGCGGCTACGTTCCGGTGATCGTCGGCCTCGGGGACGACTCCAAGCGTTTCGTGATCCATCTCACCATGCTGGGAGACGCAAAGATGTTGGAGCTGCTCTACGTATCGGCTGAGGAGTTCGGATTCCGCAATCCCGGCATCCTGAGGATTCCATGTGATGCCGGCAGCTTCGAGCGGTGGATGCATGGGAAGAACTCTCGTCAGATTCACAAG TTTTCAGGTGAGGAAGTGATCTCCTTCTTGTGA
- the LOC103969705 gene encoding protein FAR1-RELATED SEQUENCE 5 isoform X1 yields the protein MPVEQDKDLEVLPSNGEDLVEGPIRCLNCGISAKLTCHMRSGPEGRRTLCNACGIAWRKGKQRKVIDYNVPMKDLANSNMVPEIDMEFENEDKAYEFYNRYAGMVGFSVRKGWIDKSADKITRSRTLVCSREGFRKDKKGAKEVKKPRPETRIGCPARLTIKLTPSGTYHVTEFVADHNHQPAPPSAMHMLRSQRILTEVQTVEAVDLSDDSGTTPKSANHLTGRQVSGSQNVRYLPMDYRMGLRSKRMKTMQMGDAEAVLKYLQSMQLNDPSFFHSTQIDEDDRLTNFFWADAKSMLDFNFFGDVVCLDTTYRVNGYGRPFAPFLGVNHHKQIVTFGAALLYDETIESFKWLFDTFKIAMRGRQPKTILTDQSTSISHALDAVWPGTSHHLCVWQVYQNAIKHLNHVFQSSKTFAKDFARCVYDYEDEEELLPAWQEMLEKYDLRNNEWLAKLFEEREKWALVYSRQTLCVDMKSTLQNENFSSLLKKYLTSQLDLSSFFKHYERVVDDHRYAELQADFHASQSFPRIPPSKMLKQAATLYTPAVFEMFRKEFEVFMDCMLYSYGEVGTISDYKITVGEKPKEYFVRLDSSDYSVACSCKKFEFVGVQCGHVIKVLDVRNIKELPERYFLKRWRRNAKSDTGSEPGGIIVDVDPKSPITTSAHVHLSSYAHNQGSHAAAQISEGYTTPNARSHEPVYGSLQFNHFSNNNRV from the exons TAATTGACTACAACGTTCCAATGAAGGACCTAGCGAACTCAAATATGGTACCAGAAATTGATATGGAATTCGAAAATGAAGACAAGGCATATGAATTTTACAATAGATATGCGGGGATGGTAGGATTTAGTGTACGAAAAGGTTGGATAGATAAATCAGCAGACAAAATTACTAGATCGAGAACACTTGTTTGCTCACGAGAAGGATTTCGTAAGGACAAAAAGGGAGCTAAGGAAGTAAAGAAACCACGTCCGGAAACTAGAATTGGTTGCCCTGCACGCTTGACCATTAAACTTACACCTAGTGGTACATATCATGTTACTGAATTTGTGGCAGACCATAATCATCAGCCTGCACCTCCTTCAGCCATGCACATGCTAAGGTCTCAAAGGATACTGACTGAAGTTCAAACTGTTGAAGCAGTAGATTTATCTGATGATTCAGGAACCACTCCAAAGTCAGCTAACCACCTAACAGGCAGACAAGTTTCAGGCTCTCAAAATGTCAGATATCTTCCCATGGATTACAGAATGGGTCTTCGCTCGAAACGTATGAAGACTATGCAGATGGGAGATGCAGAAGCTGTTTTAAAGTACCTACAAAGCATGCAACTTAATGATCCGTCCTTTTTTCATTCCACACAAATagatgaagatgatagattgaccaaTTTTTTCTGGGCAGATGCAAAGTCTATGTTGGACTTCAACTTCTTCGGCGATGTAGTTTGTCTAGATACAACTTACAGAGTAAATGGATATGGTAGGCCATTTGCACCTTTCCTTGGCGTGAATCACCACAAGCAAATTGTTACATTTGGTGCAGCACTTCTGTATGATGAAACTATAGAGTCCTTCAAGTGGTTGTTTGATACTTTTAAGATTGCAATGCGTGGAAGACAACCAAAGACTATCTTGACAGACCAGTCTACATCAATAAGTCATGCACTAGATGCAGTTTGGCCAGGTACCAGTCACCATCTTTGTGTGTGGCAAGTCTATCAAAATGCTATTAAGCATCTCAATCATGTGTTCCAAAGTTCAAAAACTTTTGCTAAGGATTTTGCTAGGTGTGTTTATGACTACGAGGATGAGGAAGAATTATTACCAGCCTGGCAAGAAATGTTAGAAAAGTATGATCTTAGGAACAACGAATGGCTGGCAAAGCTTTTCGAAGAAAGGGAGAAATGGGCGCTCGTATACAGCCGTCAAACACTTTGTGTTGATATGAAAAGCACGCTGCAGAATGAGAACTTTAGTAGTTTGCTGAAGAAGTACTTGACATCACAACTAGATCTTTCATCCTTTTTTAAACACTATGAGAGGGTGGTGGATGACCATAGGTATGCTGAACTCCAAGCTGATTTTCATGCAAGCCAAAGTTTTCCAAGAATACCTCCTTCAAAAATGTTAAAGCAAGCTGCTACTTTGTATACTCCTGCAGTTTTTGAAATGTTTCGTAAGGAGTTTGAGGTATTCATGGATTGCATGCTGTACAGCTATGGTGAGGTTGGGACTATATCAGATTATAAAATCACTGTTGGTGAAAAACCTAAAGAGTATTTTGTTAGACTTGACTCGAGTGATTATTCTGTTGCCTGCAGTTGCAAGAAATTTGAATTTGTTGGGGTTCAATGTGGTCATGTGATAAAGGTCCTTGATGTTAGAAATATTAAAGAGCTGCCTGAACGATATTTCTTGAAGAGGTGGAGAAGGAATGCCAAGTCTGATACAGGGTCAGAGCCTGGAGGAATTATTGTTGATGTTGACCCTAAGTCTCCCATAACAACTTCAGCACATGTGCATTTATCTTCATATGCTCATAATCAGGGCTCTCATGCAGCAGCTCAAATTAGTGAG GGATATACAACTCCGAATGCGCGTTCACATGAACCAGTTTatggtagtttgcagtttaaccACTTCAGCAACAACAACCGGGTATAA
- the LOC103969705 gene encoding protein FAR1-RELATED SEQUENCE 5 isoform X2 has protein sequence MPVEQDKDLEVLPSNGEDLVEGPIRCLNCGISAKLTCHMRSGPEGRRTLCNACGIAWRKGKQRKVIDYNVPMKDLANSNMVPEIDMEFENEDKAYEFYNRYAGMVGFSVRKGWIDKSADKITRSRTLVCSREGFRKDKKGAKEVKKPRPETRIGCPARLTIKLTPSGTYHVTEFVADHNHQPAPPSAMHMLRSQRILTEVQTVEAVDLSDDSGTTPKSANHLTGRQVSGSQNVRYLPMDYRMGLRSKRMKTMQMGDAEAVLKYLQSMQLNDPSFFHSTQIDEDDRLTNFFWADAKSMLDFNFFGDVVCLDTTYRVNGYGRPFAPFLGVNHHKQIVTFGAALLYDETIESFKWLFDTFKIAMRGRQPKTILTDQSTSISHALDAVWPGTSHHLCVWQVYQNAIKHLNHVFQSSKTFAKDFARCVYDYEDEEELLPAWQEMLEKYDLRNNEWLAKLFEEREKWALVYSRQTLCVDMKSTLQNENFSSLLKKYLTSQLDLSSFFKHYERVVDDHRYAELQADFHASQSFPRIPPSKMLKQAATLYTPAVFEMFRKEFEVFMDCMLYSYGEVGTISDYKITVGEKPKEYFVRLDSSDYSVACSCKKFEFVGVQCGHVIKVLDVRNIKELPERYFLKRWRRNAKSDTGSEPGGIIVDVDPKSPITTSAHVHLSSYAHNQGSHAAAQISEDTGISCF, from the exons TAATTGACTACAACGTTCCAATGAAGGACCTAGCGAACTCAAATATGGTACCAGAAATTGATATGGAATTCGAAAATGAAGACAAGGCATATGAATTTTACAATAGATATGCGGGGATGGTAGGATTTAGTGTACGAAAAGGTTGGATAGATAAATCAGCAGACAAAATTACTAGATCGAGAACACTTGTTTGCTCACGAGAAGGATTTCGTAAGGACAAAAAGGGAGCTAAGGAAGTAAAGAAACCACGTCCGGAAACTAGAATTGGTTGCCCTGCACGCTTGACCATTAAACTTACACCTAGTGGTACATATCATGTTACTGAATTTGTGGCAGACCATAATCATCAGCCTGCACCTCCTTCAGCCATGCACATGCTAAGGTCTCAAAGGATACTGACTGAAGTTCAAACTGTTGAAGCAGTAGATTTATCTGATGATTCAGGAACCACTCCAAAGTCAGCTAACCACCTAACAGGCAGACAAGTTTCAGGCTCTCAAAATGTCAGATATCTTCCCATGGATTACAGAATGGGTCTTCGCTCGAAACGTATGAAGACTATGCAGATGGGAGATGCAGAAGCTGTTTTAAAGTACCTACAAAGCATGCAACTTAATGATCCGTCCTTTTTTCATTCCACACAAATagatgaagatgatagattgaccaaTTTTTTCTGGGCAGATGCAAAGTCTATGTTGGACTTCAACTTCTTCGGCGATGTAGTTTGTCTAGATACAACTTACAGAGTAAATGGATATGGTAGGCCATTTGCACCTTTCCTTGGCGTGAATCACCACAAGCAAATTGTTACATTTGGTGCAGCACTTCTGTATGATGAAACTATAGAGTCCTTCAAGTGGTTGTTTGATACTTTTAAGATTGCAATGCGTGGAAGACAACCAAAGACTATCTTGACAGACCAGTCTACATCAATAAGTCATGCACTAGATGCAGTTTGGCCAGGTACCAGTCACCATCTTTGTGTGTGGCAAGTCTATCAAAATGCTATTAAGCATCTCAATCATGTGTTCCAAAGTTCAAAAACTTTTGCTAAGGATTTTGCTAGGTGTGTTTATGACTACGAGGATGAGGAAGAATTATTACCAGCCTGGCAAGAAATGTTAGAAAAGTATGATCTTAGGAACAACGAATGGCTGGCAAAGCTTTTCGAAGAAAGGGAGAAATGGGCGCTCGTATACAGCCGTCAAACACTTTGTGTTGATATGAAAAGCACGCTGCAGAATGAGAACTTTAGTAGTTTGCTGAAGAAGTACTTGACATCACAACTAGATCTTTCATCCTTTTTTAAACACTATGAGAGGGTGGTGGATGACCATAGGTATGCTGAACTCCAAGCTGATTTTCATGCAAGCCAAAGTTTTCCAAGAATACCTCCTTCAAAAATGTTAAAGCAAGCTGCTACTTTGTATACTCCTGCAGTTTTTGAAATGTTTCGTAAGGAGTTTGAGGTATTCATGGATTGCATGCTGTACAGCTATGGTGAGGTTGGGACTATATCAGATTATAAAATCACTGTTGGTGAAAAACCTAAAGAGTATTTTGTTAGACTTGACTCGAGTGATTATTCTGTTGCCTGCAGTTGCAAGAAATTTGAATTTGTTGGGGTTCAATGTGGTCATGTGATAAAGGTCCTTGATGTTAGAAATATTAAAGAGCTGCCTGAACGATATTTCTTGAAGAGGTGGAGAAGGAATGCCAAGTCTGATACAGGGTCAGAGCCTGGAGGAATTATTGTTGATGTTGACCCTAAGTCTCCCATAACAACTTCAGCACATGTGCATTTATCTTCATATGCTCATAATCAGGGCTCTCATGCAGCAGCTCAAATTAGTGAG GATACAGGAATATCGTGCTTCTGA